The following is a genomic window from Neodiprion pinetum isolate iyNeoPine1 chromosome 3, iyNeoPine1.2, whole genome shotgun sequence.
TTTACGACTCCTGCATTTTGAAAGCACTTGGCCATGGTGTCAGACTGTACTTGGTTCCATGCAATACCGGTCAGTTGCATTGCCTATAGACAAGAAACAAATTCCAAGATTTAAACACTGCCTAAACATCACGTGTCGGAAACATTCTTATTTGAATGCATAATACCGATTTTATAGGCCTATGTGcttatgttgaaaatttccaaacatcACGAACTCACCTGCAGAACATGCAAGTTCGGCATCGTTTCTCCCGCGTCGAGTGCCGCGACTGCCCGCTGTACCAGCATCTTGCGGTATTTGGCCTTCAAAGCAGCGATGATTCCTAAATCCAGGGGCTGCAGATGGCTTGTACAGTTAGCCGGAAAAAAAGCCAGTTCAATGTTGCTAAAACGGAGTGCCGGGGGGTGAGCGGCACAGTTGTCAAGCAACAACAAGACTTTCCTCTTCTCACGACGCATTCTGTTATTCAGCTTATCCAACTGCGACTCAAATAATGCTCCAGTCATCCATGCTTTTTTGTTTGCTGCGTACTCTGTAGGAAAGCTTTTTACGCCTTTAAAACAACGCGGCTTCTGTGATTTCCCGATGACCAAGGGACGAAGTTTATCGGAGCCATCTGCATTCGCTGTTAGAAGCACCGTCAGTCTCTGTTTACTCTGTTTCCCTCCGTGACAGGGGTCTCCTTTTTCAGCCAATGTTTTAGATGGTAGGAGATTGAAAAACAGACCTGTCTCATCGGTGTTTTAAATATCTCGGAGATCGTAGTTCTTTATGATTCGAGGCAAATCGATGTTCTTCCACTGCTCTACAGTAGCCTCGTCGACACTGTTAGCTTCCCCGCAAACACTTCTGCCGGTTATGCCGCaacgttttttaaatttgaacacCCAGCCAGCCGATGCTTTGAAGTCAGCAgttacatttaatttttttgcaaaaattaaagCTTGCTCTTGCAGCATTGGACCACTAACGGGTATGTTCGCGGCCCGTTTTTGTTGGAACCATGTGAGCAATGCTTTGTCCAAGTCTGAAAATCGGCCCTCTTGAGTTCGTGTTCTTTTCTCGCCTAAAGGTCCTGCCTTAGACGTACTTGACCTAATGTCTGCCGAATTGGCGATAATTGTCATCAGTGTTGAATATGGAAGACCGAGCCGCTTTGCAACACTGATCTTCGGTTCTTGTGGGTTATCATGTACTTCCTCTAAAATTTCCAGTTTCTTCTGCAGCGATAttgcttttcttttcctccccCCTGCTGGATTTGCCATGACGTACCACGATATTGGGTGACACTACACACCAGAACACGCCAGAACTTGTTCGAGACAACTTATACGCGAATACGCATAAATTGTAAGCCGCGGCATCTAGCGGTTGCGAAGCGAAACATTAGGCTCAGCCATCTAGCGGTAGGATAATGAAATACAGTAACGCGAGTATCCATCAGAAAATCAGCTGTCATAATGACGTATAAGTGAATAGAAAATACCGTTCGGGAACCGAATAAGTATTCGTATAAGTGTGAAAAACGTATAAACGAGAAACGTAGAAATGAAATCTTTCTACATGGTTTATATGCGGAAACCGCCGGGGCCAAATGAATGTTACGTATAAACGAGAAAAACGTACAAGTGCGAATCGTATAAACGAGGTTTCActgtattgtaattttcggagaaaatgacTGAGCTTGATTGGATTCCAATTACGACAAGGAAGGAAAATGCTTTgaaaatgttgtaaaattactTCGATAAAGAAGTACGTGCTTTCCGTTTGACGTCTGGAATAAGAATATAGGTTGATAcagcaaccttattcattTGATAACATGACTACTAGATCGTTACAAAGGAGAGTGAAACGGGTGATTttaccctttgtaacaatatataagCCAATTAATTTTCCGGTTACCACAAAGAACAATAGTCAGCTATTCAATAGTGATTGGATAATTTCTATGAAGTCAGAAGTAAGTCTATAGCAAAAAGCTGCAATTCAGCGATATTAGATGAGCAAAGCGAAATTAAGGGAGAAAGCAATAATCACTATTAAGCAAGTAAGTAAGCTAACTAGTCGCGAAGTTGATTGCGGTATTAGAGGAGAGATATGATGAAGCACGAGCCGCGAGAAAAGATAAGTGAGAAAATCGGTAAAAGACATAGATAGGATGCAATGCAAATAACGGGCTTCACAAAGTAACAAAGAAAACCTCACTCACGTAAATAGAAGATACAAGCTCagagaaaattcaagatagCGGCAAAACACATGTGAGGCGGGAGGTGCGGTGAGAAAAGGTATTTATGATACGGCGAAAACACGTCTAGTTGGTATGAGCACTGAACGTAGAATGTGCCGGGTCGAGGACTGATCCTCGCGATCCCGATCGATTGTCGGCGTGCTGCCACACAGTGCGGCCAAAGGCCCCTTTATGCGGCCAAAAGTCGAAAAATGTAGAGAATGATCCACAAATTGGTATatgggggtttttggggtcgctgattatgaATTCATCATCAGAATTAGCAAATTCGAAATGGCCGACCTAGTATGGCGTCATATAATACGAAAAAACTTACAAAACATTAAATGAATTAGGCGATTGATTAAAAGTCTTTGTTTTGAGATTGTTAGGGTATGTAATTGAGAatgaacaaattaaaaatggc
Proteins encoded in this region:
- the LOC138190521 gene encoding major centromere autoantigen B-like, whose amino-acid sequence is MANPAGGRKRKAISLQKKLEILEEVHDNPQEPKISVAKRLGLPYSTLMTIIANSADIRSSTSKAGPLGEKRTRTQEGRFSDLDKALLTWFQQKRAANIPVSGPMLQEQALIFAKKLNVTADFKASAGWVFKFKKRCGITGRSVCGEANSVDEATVEQWKNIDLPRIIKNYDLRDI